One region of Chanodichthys erythropterus isolate Z2021 chromosome 19, ASM2448905v1, whole genome shotgun sequence genomic DNA includes:
- the pnpo gene encoding pyridoxine-5'-phosphate oxidase isoform X1 — MKRLLRFCTSGNISKIVKFIEPRVTLPVRNPPLFTSFFCRKFTDSGSNMDLSNMRKSYKSDQECFEEDQLASLDPIKQFGSWFDQATKCPEVGEANAMCLATATKDGRPSARMVLLKGYSEDGFRFFTNYESRKGSELDSNPQACLVFYWEPLNRQIRIEGTVERIPYESSSEYFHSRPKSSQIGAVVSRQSTVIPSRQYLREKNAELEEKYKDTDVPMPDYWGGYIVKPSLIEFWQGQTNRLHDRIVFLRPKEGETELGDMQHQAEGDWIYQRLSP, encoded by the exons ATGAAACGTCTTTTGCGCTTCTGCACGTCTGGGAACATCAGCAAAATTGTGAAGTTTATTGAACCCAGGGTTACCTTGCCAGTCCGCAATCCTCCGTTATTTACCTCGTTTTTCTGCAGGAAATTTACGGACAGCGGCAGCAACATGGACCTGAGTAACATGAGAAAGAGCTATAAGAGCGATCAGGAG TGTTTTGAGGAAGATCAGCTTGCTTCTTTAGATCCAATTAAACAATTCGGCAGCTGGTTTGATCAAGCCACTAAATGCCCTGAGGTGGGGGAAGCCAATGCAATGTGTCTTGCCACAGCCACCAA GGACGGCCGCCCCTCTGCACGCATGGTCCTTCTGAAAGGTTACAGCGAGGATGGATTTCGCTTCTTTACCAACTATGAGAGTAGGAAAGGTTCAGAGCTG GATAGCAATCCTCAAGCCTGTCTTGTCTTTTACTGGGAACCATTAAACAGGCAG ATTCGTATTGAAGGCACTGTAGAGAGAATCCCATACGAGAGTTCAAGTGAATACTTCCACTCAAGGCCCAAGAGCAGTCAGATCGGTGCTGTTGTTAGCAGGCAGAGCACTGTAATACCGAGCCGACAA TACCTGAGAGAAAAGAATGCAGAGCTTGAAGAAAAGTATAAGGACACGGATGTACCGATGCCAGATTACTG gGGTGGATACATTGTGAAACCCTCCCTGATTGAGTTCTGGCAGGGTCAGACCAATAGATTACATGACCGAATAGTATTTTTGCGGCCAAAAGAGGGAGAGACTGAGCTGGGGGATATGCAGCATCAAGCAGAGGGGGACTGGATATACCAACGCTTGTCCCCTTGA
- the pnpo gene encoding pyridoxine-5'-phosphate oxidase isoform X2 produces the protein MSMTSDPIQNTYCTEEQCFLHQKGLTRRTCFEEDQLASLDPIKQFGSWFDQATKCPEVGEANAMCLATATKDGRPSARMVLLKGYSEDGFRFFTNYESRKGSELDSNPQACLVFYWEPLNRQIRIEGTVERIPYESSSEYFHSRPKSSQIGAVVSRQSTVIPSRQYLREKNAELEEKYKDTDVPMPDYWGGYIVKPSLIEFWQGQTNRLHDRIVFLRPKEGETELGDMQHQAEGDWIYQRLSP, from the exons ATGTCTATGACCTCAGACCCTATTCAAAATACGTATTGCACAGAGGAACAGtgttttttacatcaaaaaggCTTGACACGAAGAACG TGTTTTGAGGAAGATCAGCTTGCTTCTTTAGATCCAATTAAACAATTCGGCAGCTGGTTTGATCAAGCCACTAAATGCCCTGAGGTGGGGGAAGCCAATGCAATGTGTCTTGCCACAGCCACCAA GGACGGCCGCCCCTCTGCACGCATGGTCCTTCTGAAAGGTTACAGCGAGGATGGATTTCGCTTCTTTACCAACTATGAGAGTAGGAAAGGTTCAGAGCTG GATAGCAATCCTCAAGCCTGTCTTGTCTTTTACTGGGAACCATTAAACAGGCAG ATTCGTATTGAAGGCACTGTAGAGAGAATCCCATACGAGAGTTCAAGTGAATACTTCCACTCAAGGCCCAAGAGCAGTCAGATCGGTGCTGTTGTTAGCAGGCAGAGCACTGTAATACCGAGCCGACAA TACCTGAGAGAAAAGAATGCAGAGCTTGAAGAAAAGTATAAGGACACGGATGTACCGATGCCAGATTACTG gGGTGGATACATTGTGAAACCCTCCCTGATTGAGTTCTGGCAGGGTCAGACCAATAGATTACATGACCGAATAGTATTTTTGCGGCCAAAAGAGGGAGAGACTGAGCTGGGGGATATGCAGCATCAAGCAGAGGGGGACTGGATATACCAACGCTTGTCCCCTTGA
- the prr15lb gene encoding proline-rich protein 15-like protein B — translation MADPAWWKLTFLKKKKSEAKVLYETPPDFSTNNANKDLGNDAADSNLDARLEKIVDKSATKGRHVKVSHSGRFKEKKKIRATLAENPSLFPETARTDKSHVEQ, via the coding sequence ATGGCCGACCCTGCATGGTGGAAACTCACcttcctgaaaaaaaagaagtcaGAGGCGAAGGTCCTGTATGAAACACCGCCTGACTTTAGCACCAACAATGCAAATAAAGACCTGGGCAACGATGCAGCAGACAGCAATTTGGATGCCAGACTAGAAAAAATAGTGGATAAATCTGCGACCAAGGGTCGTCACGTCAAAGTCTCCCATTCTGGGCGGTtcaaggagaagaagaagattCGCGCAACTCTGGCGGAAAACCCAAGCCTTTTCCCTGAAACTGCTCGGACAGACAAGAGCCATGTGGAACAATAA
- the mrpl10 gene encoding large ribosomal subunit protein uL10m — protein MAATLCGRLLPKAGWLPLTQSVRHGSKAVTRHRKPVHFLKQKLLAVTEYIPPTPAAPPGALVRRVRKTEEESTLAVLLRKDLETLFKECKMIAVVQNNAINAEDLLQLKHKLKRHNISIKFFPNQVTRSFLNNSIYSNMLPLFVGQTVIFVSKEPKVKEMLQALRRSPQMVLLGACIENTLLSYQGILNYSKLPSMTTIQGELVGGLTMMTSQTVSMLRHHPAHLSALLQQYVKQQGSGDATNAITNKDASTIQEAAA, from the exons ATGGCAGCGACCTTGTGTGGCAGGCTTCTCCCGAAAGCGG GATGGCTGCCATTAACCCAAAGTGTTCGTCACGGCTCCAAAGCTGTCACTCGTCACAGAAAGCCAGTACACTTTCTCAAGCAGAAGCTGTTGGCTGTCACAGAGTACATTCCCCCCACACCTGCAGCTCCTCCTGGTGCTCTGGTTCGACGAGTCAGAAAGACTGAAGAG GAAAGTACTCTGGCAGTTCTGTTGAGGAAAGACCTAGAAACCTTGTTTAAGGAGTGTAAGATGATTGCTGTGGTCCAAAACAATGCAATCAATGCAGAGGACCTATTGCAGCTGAAACACAAACTGAAAAGACACAACATCAGTATCAAGTTCTTTCCAAACCAG GTGACGAGATCTTTCCTCAACAACAGCATTTACAGTAACATGTTGCCTCTATTTGTTGGCCAGACTGTCATATTTGTTAGTAAAGAGCCAAAAGTTAAAGAAATGCTGCAAGCATTGAGACGCAGTCCTCAGATGGTGCTGTTAG GTGCTTGTATAGAGAACACATTGCTCTCGTATCAAGGCATTCTCAATTACTCCAAACTCCCGTCTATGACCACTATCCAGGGTGAGCTAGTTGGTGGTCTAACCATGATGACCTCACAGACTGTCTCGATGCTACGACACCATCCAGCTCATCTTTCTGCCCTCCTTCAGCAGTATGTCAAACAGCAGGGCTCTGGGGACGCCACAAATGCCATTACAAATAAAGATGCTTCTACAATACAGGAAGCAGCTGCTTGA